Proteins co-encoded in one Syngnathoides biaculeatus isolate LvHL_M chromosome 22, ASM1980259v1, whole genome shotgun sequence genomic window:
- the lrrc18b gene encoding leucine-rich repeat-containing protein 18 translates to MPKKNIPRSKAFTSKMALNCIQLTPDGRQRLNLSFKALDAVPACIQSLCRVDELILSRNLIVSLPDFMLDFVNIQVLDLHSNYLEQIPPTLGLLKNLIVLNLCNNRLTQVPKELGLLQNLQVLYLGLNRLHMLPTAIGNLKELLYIGLSDNKFSSVPKCLAHLQKLQKANLDRNPFPPPPGEEKVEIPRKFHLAHACDLCENCLDNCRTERRKLVEATQIKEQIQSTWHEMK, encoded by the exons ATGCCCAAAAAGAACATTCCAAGAAGCAAGGCATTCACCTCCAAAATGGCGCTGAACTGCATCCAGCTGACACCGGATGGCAGACAGCGCCTCAATCTcagtttcaaggcattggacgCCGTTCCAGCATGCATCCAGAGTCTGTGCCGAGTGGATGAACTGATCCTGAGCAGAAACCTCATCGTCAGCCTCCCAGATTTTATGCTTGATTTCGTCAACATCCAAGTTTTGGACCTGCACAGCAACTAC TTGGAGCAGATCCCACCGACCCTCGGCCTCCTCAAGAACCTGATCGTTTTGAATTTGTGCAACAACCGTCTCACGCAAGTCCCCAAGGAGCTCGGCCTTCTGCAGAACCTCCAGGTGCTCTACTTGGGCCTCAACCGGCTTCACATGCTTCCCACGGCCATCGGGAACTTGAAGGAGCTCCTTTATATCGGCCTCTCTGACAACAAATTTTCTTCTGTGCCCAAGTGCCTCGCGCACCTCCAAAAGCTACAAAAAGCCAACCTGGACAGAAATCCTTTTCCCCCGCCACCCGGCGAGGAGAAAGTTGAAATCCCAAGGAAGTTCCACCTGGCGCATGCATGCGACCTATGCGAAAACTGCCTTGATAACTGCAGAACGGAAAGAAGGAAGCTAGTGGAAGCAACACAAATTAAGGAACAAATTCAGAGCACATGGCATGAGATGAAATag